A single genomic interval of Paenibacillus macerans harbors:
- the ssb gene encoding single-stranded DNA-binding protein, giving the protein MLNRVILIGRLTRDPELRYTPSGVAVTQFTIAVDRPFTSQGGEREADFIPVVTWRQLAETCANYLRKGRLTAVEGRIQVRNYENNEGRRVYVTEVIADNVRFLESNREGGSGGGGGMREESPFGGGGSGNGGNNRGSGGFSRSNQDDPFSDDGKPIDISDDDLPF; this is encoded by the coding sequence TTGTTGAACCGTGTCATTCTAATCGGACGTCTTACCCGGGATCCCGAGCTTCGCTATACGCCTTCCGGCGTGGCGGTGACTCAGTTTACGATTGCGGTGGACAGACCGTTCACCTCGCAGGGTGGAGAACGGGAAGCGGATTTCATTCCGGTGGTCACCTGGAGGCAGCTCGCTGAGACTTGCGCGAACTATTTGCGGAAAGGACGGCTTACCGCGGTGGAAGGACGTATTCAAGTACGGAATTACGAAAATAACGAAGGCCGGCGTGTGTACGTCACCGAAGTTATTGCCGACAATGTCCGTTTCTTGGAATCGAACCGCGAAGGCGGCTCAGGTGGCGGAGGCGGCATGCGGGAGGAGTCTCCATTCGGAGGCGGTGGCAGCGGCAACGGTGGCAACAACCGTGGCAGCGGCGGATTCTCGCGCAGCAATCAAGATGATCCTTTCTCCGATGACGGGAAACCGATCGACATTTCGGATGACGATTTGCCATTTTAA
- a CDS encoding DUF3343 domain-containing protein has translation MAFDSTQQALRAEMLLEYAEVDIDLCPTPKEITAGCALSIRFPSEALEKVKRIIRSETVEIRGIYSPRPMGYDSIEL, from the coding sequence ATGGCTTTTGATTCAACCCAGCAGGCGTTGCGAGCCGAAATGCTGTTGGAATATGCCGAGGTAGACATCGACCTGTGTCCGACGCCCAAGGAGATAACCGCAGGCTGCGCCTTATCGATTCGATTTCCGTCAGAGGCTTTGGAAAAAGTGAAGAGGATCATTCGCAGCGAAACGGTGGAAATTCGGGGCATTTACTCGCCGCGGCCGATGGGCTATGATAGCATAGAGCTATAA
- a CDS encoding TetR/AcrR family transcriptional regulator — MEGGRLRERIIETASQLIGRHGLRRFTLDDLAAQLGISKKTIYKYFSGKDDIISVFFDEVLGSDRTSTLQEMDKAKEWRDRFRAAVFSYHKYKLPLPVIEEARQVYPREWEKVEAYRRFKVRLLTDLLNGAVRQGLLRPTIRPEILIFMIEKTSSIIYEHQFLHDHGLTLKQAWEEVYQVLMKGICE, encoded by the coding sequence ATGGAGGGAGGCAGGCTGCGGGAACGGATAATCGAAACAGCTTCTCAGCTTATTGGCCGGCATGGTCTGCGGAGGTTTACGCTTGACGATTTGGCCGCACAGCTTGGCATCAGCAAGAAAACCATATACAAGTACTTTTCGGGCAAGGACGATATTATTTCCGTTTTTTTCGATGAGGTGTTGGGGAGCGATCGAACCAGTACGCTTCAGGAAATGGATAAAGCCAAGGAATGGCGGGATCGGTTCCGGGCTGCCGTATTTTCCTACCATAAATATAAGTTGCCTTTGCCCGTTATCGAAGAAGCCCGCCAGGTCTATCCCCGGGAATGGGAAAAGGTCGAGGCCTACCGCCGCTTTAAAGTGCGGCTGCTTACCGATTTATTGAACGGGGCAGTGCGGCAAGGATTGCTGAGACCGACGATTCGTCCGGAAATTCTCATTTTTATGATCGAGAAGACGAGTTCCATCATCTATGAGCACCAGTTTCTCCATGATCATGGTCTGACCTTGAAACAAGCTTGGGAAGAAGTGTATCAGGTTCTGATGAAAGGAATTTGCGAATAA
- a CDS encoding YjzC family protein, with translation MGEQTEFEEGQRAPNPGVYVEVGEARSFHTQIENPKRITLEKGDKFPETTNKNRKWKKEEKARVH, from the coding sequence ATGGGTGAACAAACCGAATTTGAAGAAGGGCAACGGGCTCCGAACCCCGGCGTATACGTTGAGGTCGGCGAAGCGCGCAGCTTCCATACGCAAATTGAAAACCCCAAGCGGATAACGCTTGAAAAGGGCGACAAATTCCCGGAAACCACGAACAAAAACCGGAAGTGGAAAAAGGAAGAAAAAGCACGCGTTCATTAA
- a CDS encoding mechanosensitive ion channel family protein, with amino-acid sequence MWLEMATDEMLNAAVTWKDKVWNWFADMDMWQGVLISALKILLIFILTRLFVKVIYRLIDRSLERREKNRLQMNPRRLVTVGELMKNVTSITANFILLMLVLGEIGFELGPLLAGAGVLGLAIGFGAQALVKDVISGFFIILEDQFAVGDVIQTGSYKGTVEMIGLRSTRLVSWTGEVHIIPNGSIINVTNYSIGNALAVVDLTFSQTRRLEESMELLKAGMEKLKQSHPEFSQAPNVLGIQSMSSSEYVIRIAAECSPSERTEVERLIQTFAKEAMEDAEMGRGTAVSR; translated from the coding sequence ATGTGGTTGGAGATGGCAACGGATGAAATGCTGAATGCCGCCGTTACCTGGAAGGATAAGGTTTGGAACTGGTTTGCGGATATGGATATGTGGCAAGGCGTGCTGATTTCCGCATTAAAAATACTGCTTATTTTTATCTTAACCCGCTTATTTGTAAAAGTGATCTACCGTTTGATCGACCGCTCCTTGGAGCGAAGGGAAAAGAACCGGCTGCAAATGAACCCCCGCAGACTGGTGACCGTAGGGGAGTTAATGAAAAATGTAACGTCCATTACGGCGAATTTTATTTTGTTGATGCTGGTGCTGGGGGAAATCGGTTTTGAATTGGGACCGTTATTGGCCGGCGCCGGTGTATTGGGATTGGCGATCGGGTTTGGCGCACAGGCTTTGGTTAAAGATGTGATCTCTGGCTTTTTCATTATATTGGAGGATCAATTCGCGGTGGGAGACGTCATTCAGACCGGCAGCTATAAAGGAACGGTGGAGATGATCGGCCTGCGTTCAACGCGGCTGGTCAGTTGGACCGGCGAGGTGCACATTATTCCGAACGGTTCGATCATCAATGTGACGAACTATTCGATCGGAAACGCGTTGGCCGTTGTCGATTTGACGTTTAGCCAAACCCGCCGGCTGGAGGAGAGCATGGAACTGCTGAAAGCCGGGATGGAGAAGCTGAAGCAGAGCCATCCGGAGTTTTCCCAGGCGCCAAACGTGCTTGGCATCCAATCCATGTCCTCCAGTGAATATGTCATTCGGATCGCCGCGGAATGTTCGCCGTCGGAACGTACGGAGGTGGAACGGCTAATTCAAACCTTCGCCAAGGAAGCTATGGAGGATGCGGAGATGGGGAGAGGGACTGCAGTAAGCCGATAA
- a CDS encoding GH3 family domain-containing protein — MITKQRLTGQLYEDFNAFRESLADIEITQQNLLMSIIRKNESTEVGRRYGFAQMREADQYRRAVPVRSYNEYAPDLEEAQRKPGVLTRDPIFYWAKTSGSSGTAKLIPHTRESLDQWSRAAKRNLIGYMESGGGLLLPPDGKVLSTAGPRKVGEINGVPVGYISGIMSSYNSRLRDINPVPDSVMELEDYDRRMFETAKYALKHNIVGIGGITSFSLNLLNYIKYRSGSLFSRLPEYRETVRAAMGDDGSIDLLKLWPNFRVMLSTGVLYDTFIPQIRQVLGDGVWVSDFYSGTEGAYGCVYSEQDPGLTLNADLYYFEFRDPESGSVCPLADVRQDVPYEMIITGSNGLYRYTTGDVVRFVSADPPQIKVVGRTVSMVNLTGEKLNEAEIAQAVNQAAAGLKLKAGPHLFFGWMDRDCFVHHCLGIEMKEVLSPETMNEFMDAFAAALKEIRIAYRNYSRTIIKPPHYVQFRPGTFAELERQRSEQTGITGHIKVKAVVTPQFFREHIDKSWIIHQNMPQDWEQTMQ; from the coding sequence ATGATTACGAAACAGCGCTTGACGGGGCAATTGTATGAAGATTTCAACGCTTTTCGTGAGTCACTTGCCGACATTGAAATAACACAACAAAATTTACTGATGTCCATCATCCGTAAAAATGAATCGACTGAAGTAGGGCGGAGATACGGGTTTGCCCAAATGCGCGAGGCCGATCAGTATCGCCGGGCCGTACCGGTCAGAAGTTATAACGAATACGCCCCCGATTTGGAAGAGGCGCAGCGGAAGCCGGGGGTGTTAACCCGCGATCCAATCTTTTATTGGGCCAAAACCAGCGGTTCGTCCGGCACGGCCAAGCTGATACCGCATACCCGTGAAAGCCTTGATCAGTGGTCTCGCGCCGCCAAGCGGAATTTAATCGGGTATATGGAGTCCGGCGGCGGCTTATTATTGCCGCCCGACGGAAAGGTTTTATCGACGGCGGGGCCGCGGAAGGTCGGGGAAATCAACGGGGTACCGGTCGGCTATATTTCCGGCATCATGAGTTCCTACAACTCAAGGCTGAGGGATATTAATCCGGTCCCCGATTCGGTGATGGAGCTTGAAGATTACGACCGCAGAATGTTTGAAACGGCCAAATACGCGCTAAAGCACAATATTGTCGGCATTGGCGGGATTACCAGCTTCTCGCTGAACTTATTGAATTATATTAAATACCGGAGCGGCAGCTTATTTTCCCGCTTGCCCGAATACCGTGAGACGGTGCGGGCGGCGATGGGAGACGACGGCAGTATCGATTTGCTGAAGCTATGGCCCAACTTCCGGGTGATGTTGTCTACCGGTGTGCTTTACGATACGTTTATTCCGCAAATCCGGCAAGTGCTGGGCGACGGTGTATGGGTCAGCGACTTTTATTCCGGCACCGAAGGGGCGTATGGTTGCGTTTATTCCGAGCAGGACCCGGGGCTTACGCTGAACGCGGATTTGTATTACTTTGAATTTCGCGATCCGGAAAGCGGCAGCGTGTGTCCTTTGGCGGACGTGAGGCAGGATGTACCGTACGAAATGATCATTACGGGCTCTAATGGGCTGTACCGCTATACGACTGGTGATGTGGTAAGATTCGTGTCGGCTGATCCGCCGCAGATCAAAGTTGTCGGACGGACGGTGTCCATGGTCAACTTAACGGGGGAGAAGCTGAACGAAGCGGAGATTGCCCAGGCCGTTAATCAGGCTGCCGCCGGGCTCAAGCTGAAGGCGGGGCCTCATCTGTTTTTCGGCTGGATGGACCGGGATTGTTTTGTCCACCATTGTCTGGGGATTGAAATGAAAGAGGTTCTATCGCCGGAGACCATGAACGAATTCATGGACGCCTTTGCGGCGGCATTGAAAGAGATCCGCATCGCCTACCGCAATTATTCGCGAACGATCATTAAGCCGCCCCATTATGTACAATTCCGGCCGGGGACGTTCGCCGAGTTGGAGCGGCAAAGAAGCGAACAAACGGGAATCACGGGCCATATTAAAGTAAAAGCGGTAGTTACGCCGCAATTTTTCCGCGAGCATATCGATAAATCCTGGATCATCCATCAAAATATGCCGCAAGATTGGGAGCAGACGATGCAATGA
- the rpsR gene encoding 30S ribosomal protein S18, with the protein MSFKQREGGDDKRPARRGGRNKRRKVCYFTVNKITHIDYKDTELLKKFISERGKILPRRVTGTSAKYQRLLTVAIKRSRQIALLPYTTE; encoded by the coding sequence ATGAGCTTCAAACAAAGAGAAGGCGGAGACGACAAGAGACCGGCTCGCCGCGGCGGCCGCAACAAACGTCGTAAAGTGTGCTACTTCACTGTGAATAAAATTACTCACATTGATTATAAAGACACCGAGTTGCTGAAGAAATTCATCAGCGAACGCGGCAAAATTTTGCCTCGTCGTGTAACGGGCACCAGCGCGAAATACCAACGCCTTTTGACGGTTGCCATCAAGCGCTCTCGTCAAATCGCATTGCTTCCTTACACTACGGAGTAA
- a CDS encoding carbohydrate-binding protein, with translation MKAIKKIFAGLMMFTLIFGVSFAGSAFASGDEVKLIDSDVSVIYKPGYVGFSGNIEVVNLGPVKNVTVHYTTDNTNWYDTSAYYVGPTDVNHEKWRFSISTNGSTTEHSELKNLRFIKFSIKYEVNNQSYWDNNGSANYYNEVNSTVPLRSVILGSPNVLNANSTLSNGEFSGNIYVKNLDPTKIVKIRYTTDDWATTQEGYATYNGSLNNFNSVENWNYSFNVPGATNVKYAISYTTGGQTYWDNNYGHNYEVF, from the coding sequence GTGAAAGCAATAAAAAAAATATTTGCTGGATTGATGATGTTTACTCTGATTTTTGGTGTATCTTTTGCTGGATCGGCATTTGCGAGCGGTGATGAGGTCAAGCTTATTGACTCGGATGTCAGCGTTATATATAAACCTGGATATGTCGGATTCAGCGGCAATATTGAAGTGGTTAATCTGGGACCCGTGAAGAATGTGACTGTCCATTACACGACAGATAACACAAATTGGTATGATACGAGTGCGTATTATGTAGGTCCGACAGATGTAAACCATGAGAAATGGCGTTTTAGCATTTCCACAAATGGTTCCACAACAGAACATTCTGAGTTGAAGAATCTGAGATTCATAAAATTCTCAATCAAATACGAAGTGAATAACCAGAGCTATTGGGATAACAACGGGTCAGCGAATTATTACAATGAAGTGAATAGTACAGTTCCACTTAGATCCGTGATTTTGGGATCACCAAATGTGCTTAACGCCAATAGTACTCTGAGCAATGGTGAATTTAGCGGAAATATTTATGTGAAAAACCTGGATCCTACGAAAATCGTGAAGATACGGTACACAACGGATGATTGGGCAACGACTCAAGAGGGCTACGCCACTTATAATGGCTCCTTGAATAATTTCAATAGTGTTGAAAATTGGAACTACAGTTTCAATGTTCCGGGTGCTACCAATGTTAAATATGCGATTTCGTATACAACCGGTGGGCAAACGTATTGGGATAATAACTATGGTCATAATTACGAGGTATTCTAA
- a CDS encoding DUF951 domain-containing protein, with translation MERKSFQLGDIVQMKKNHPCGSNEMEIIRMGMDIRIKCVGCKHSVLVPRAKFEKNLRKVLRSAAAEQETGQQPSREE, from the coding sequence ATGGAGCGAAAATCTTTTCAATTGGGCGATATTGTACAAATGAAAAAAAATCATCCGTGCGGGAGCAACGAAATGGAAATCATCCGCATGGGGATGGATATCCGCATTAAATGTGTAGGCTGCAAGCATAGCGTGCTGGTGCCGCGCGCCAAGTTCGAAAAAAACCTGCGCAAGGTGCTGCGTTCCGCGGCGGCAGAGCAGGAGACGGGGCAGCAGCCATCACGGGAGGAGTAG
- a CDS encoding helix-turn-helix domain-containing protein: MTQLQLAEKAELRPSTISEIVRDSRTVINKEHLAKIADALEIDDISELIVLEKE; the protein is encoded by the coding sequence ATGACACAATTACAACTCGCGGAAAAAGCGGAGCTCCGTCCAAGCACGATAAGCGAAATAGTCAGAGATTCGCGAACAGTAATCAATAAGGAGCACTTGGCGAAGATCGCTGACGCGCTCGAAATCGACGACATATCAGAACTGATCGTATTAGAAAAGGAGTAG
- the rpsF gene encoding 30S ribosomal protein S6 gives MRKYEVMYIIRPDVEQEAVQATVEKFQGIIQNGGEITKHDVLGKRRLAYEINKVRDGIYVLVNFTAAPEVVAELERILKISDEVIRYLITKDVA, from the coding sequence ATGCGCAAATATGAAGTGATGTACATTATTCGTCCTGACGTTGAACAAGAAGCTGTTCAAGCTACAGTCGAAAAATTCCAAGGTATCATCCAAAACGGCGGTGAAATTACCAAACACGACGTGTTGGGCAAACGCCGGCTTGCGTATGAGATTAACAAGGTTCGCGACGGAATTTACGTGCTCGTAAATTTCACGGCTGCCCCTGAAGTGGTTGCCGAGCTTGAGCGGATTTTGAAGATTTCCGACGAGGTTATCCGTTATCTCATCACGAAAGACGTAGCCTAA
- a CDS encoding MFS transporter — protein sequence MNGTGKYKTEGFTRAGLGFLLILSTAVSIRQVAMTMVMPFISVYSKSLSGYTPTLAGVALGVFGLAQAVFQIPFGLWSDKIGNKKVILIGFAQVIVGLVLAYYATSIYWLIAARALQGSGAVIAVVFSWISAGLDERLRLRAMSIASASIGFAAAASFAFGPMVHRILTVNEMFLACAFIITVSWLLILFFLKEPEREPGGAAAGRPAGEDVPSGLKPLMKSLLKNKAYLKLNAAAFINNYVMVAVFYIVPMDLQTITGTDGMWKVFMPAVAVAIIALKFSGRIAAKGYRFILLQAAFLLCAVGIALFYKLSYGFILAGSVLFMVCYICVSTIAQSCVNDMAGAGYRGTTNGIFNSIQYLGSFIGSLVTGAAWEIGSRLALAITLAVAVLGIAVMQGTYGTKSSKFKDLTAAGKTENQGGR from the coding sequence ATGAACGGCACCGGCAAATACAAGACAGAAGGTTTCACAAGAGCAGGGCTTGGCTTTTTGCTAATCCTTAGTACCGCGGTCAGCATCCGGCAGGTTGCGATGACGATGGTGATGCCGTTTATATCGGTGTATTCCAAATCGCTGAGCGGATATACGCCGACGCTCGCCGGGGTGGCGCTGGGCGTGTTTGGTCTGGCGCAGGCCGTGTTTCAGATTCCGTTCGGATTATGGAGCGATAAAATCGGAAATAAAAAAGTCATATTGATCGGATTTGCCCAGGTCATCGTCGGGCTTGTCCTCGCTTATTACGCCACCAGCATCTACTGGCTGATTGCAGCCCGCGCCCTTCAGGGGAGCGGCGCGGTCATAGCCGTGGTATTTTCCTGGATATCCGCAGGATTGGACGAACGGCTGCGTCTGAGAGCGATGAGCATCGCGAGCGCCAGCATCGGCTTTGCCGCTGCGGCTTCGTTTGCCTTCGGGCCGATGGTGCACCGGATATTGACCGTCAACGAAATGTTTCTGGCGTGCGCCTTCATTATTACTGTAAGCTGGCTGCTCATTTTGTTCTTTTTAAAGGAGCCTGAGAGGGAGCCAGGGGGGGCGGCGGCAGGCCGGCCCGCGGGGGAAGACGTTCCGTCCGGTTTAAAACCGCTGATGAAGAGTTTGCTGAAAAATAAGGCCTACTTAAAATTAAACGCGGCTGCTTTCATCAACAATTATGTTATGGTGGCCGTGTTTTACATCGTTCCGATGGATCTGCAGACCATCACGGGAACGGACGGAATGTGGAAGGTGTTTATGCCTGCGGTGGCCGTAGCGATTATTGCTTTGAAATTTTCCGGCCGAATCGCGGCCAAAGGGTACCGCTTTATTTTGCTGCAAGCCGCTTTTTTGCTCTGCGCCGTCGGTATCGCCTTGTTCTACAAGCTGAGCTACGGGTTTATTTTGGCGGGCAGCGTATTGTTTATGGTTTGTTACATTTGCGTGTCCACGATCGCCCAAAGCTGCGTCAACGATATGGCCGGCGCCGGCTATCGGGGGACGACCAACGGAATATTCAACAGCATCCAGTATCTGGGGTCATTTATCGGCTCGCTCGTTACGGGGGCCGCTTGGGAAATCGGGTCCCGTCTCGCGCTGGCCATTACGCTGGCGGTCGCCGTCTTGGGGATTGCCGTGATGCAGGGGACTTACGGCACGAAGTCCAGTAAATTCAAAGATTTGACGGCTGCGGGGAAAACGGAAAACCAGGGCGGCCGTTAA
- the yyaC gene encoding spore protease YyaC, giving the protein MSQLQPSISGQPMPYLKIAHTEPGIHSAIIHRLLLHFAEITPGQEIVIICIGTDRSTGDCLGPLVGTSLAKYNSPEFHLFGTLDEPVHAMNLKDTLELIDRTFADPFIIGIDACLGQTSSVGSIQVVQGPLRPGAGVNKELPPVGDIHLTGIVNVGGFMEYFVLQNTRLSLVMRLADIIANCVYTAIKEWNRNLTPLSRREQ; this is encoded by the coding sequence ATGTCACAGCTACAACCGTCAATCTCAGGCCAACCAATGCCGTATTTAAAAATCGCCCATACGGAACCAGGGATTCATTCCGCCATCATTCATCGTCTGCTTCTGCATTTTGCCGAAATCACTCCCGGACAGGAGATCGTCATCATCTGCATTGGGACAGACCGTTCGACCGGAGACTGCCTTGGCCCCCTGGTAGGCACTTCTCTCGCAAAATATAATAGCCCGGAATTCCATCTATTCGGGACGCTCGATGAACCCGTTCATGCCATGAATCTCAAAGACACGCTCGAACTCATCGACCGGACTTTCGCCGACCCGTTTATTATCGGCATTGACGCCTGCCTTGGCCAAACGTCGAGCGTCGGATCGATCCAGGTCGTGCAAGGGCCGCTCCGCCCCGGCGCGGGGGTAAATAAAGAACTGCCGCCGGTCGGCGATATCCATCTCACGGGCATCGTCAATGTCGGCGGCTTCATGGAGTATTTTGTATTGCAAAACACACGGCTTAGTCTTGTGATGCGGCTAGCGGACATCATTGCCAATTGCGTTTACACCGCAATCAAAGAATGGAACCGGAACCTTACTCCTTTATCGCGGCGAGAGCAATAG
- a CDS encoding glycerol-3-phosphate responsive antiterminator: MSSYPIIASITQDIMISAAVDGKVERVILMAGNIMSLDEIVKQLRKKNKQIYVHVEMVGGIGRDASVIEYLAEMFDIDGIVTTKSNMVVAAKQVGIKSIQRVFAIDSAAVETAIRMIQHCEPDEVELMPGLMPRIIREFKQRIGQPLIAGGLIRNQEEIDTAFRSGASYVSIGNPDFWNDFVTVSMPKQPSSQK, translated from the coding sequence ATGAGCAGCTATCCGATTATCGCTTCCATTACTCAAGACATCATGATCTCTGCTGCTGTCGACGGCAAAGTCGAGCGCGTTATCTTGATGGCGGGCAATATTATGTCGCTGGATGAGATCGTCAAGCAATTGCGCAAAAAGAACAAGCAGATTTATGTTCATGTTGAAATGGTGGGCGGGATCGGCCGGGACGCCTCGGTAATTGAGTATTTGGCGGAAATGTTCGACATCGACGGCATTGTCACGACGAAAAGCAATATGGTCGTCGCGGCCAAGCAGGTTGGCATCAAGTCGATACAACGGGTATTCGCGATCGATTCGGCGGCGGTGGAAACGGCGATTCGCATGATCCAGCATTGCGAGCCGGATGAGGTGGAACTCATGCCCGGACTTATGCCGCGTATTATCCGCGAGTTCAAGCAGAGGATCGGCCAGCCGTTGATAGCGGGAGGGCTAATCCGCAATCAGGAGGAGATCGACACGGCCTTCCGAAGCGGAGCCAGTTATGTGTCGATTGGAAACCCCGATTTCTGGAACGACTTCGTCACCGTCAGCATGCCTAAGCAGCCTTCGTCCCAAAAGTGA
- a CDS encoding peptide-binding protein — translation MGRRSKLWSVLLILSLVGILFTGCSTDNTASKTPAPENKTPTENSSEPGTDKAANEPVDGGTLTLSSFSDIVNVNPILINDTSSGDVEQFIFAKLYDLDREGNVAAEPWSLAAELPQISEDSKTYTVKLKDTAKWSDGQPVTADDIIYTFDTIRNPDTGAPGIGLYDKIDKMKKVDDHTVNITLKQVYAPFQYSLVQELAPAHILKDVPVKELQKNAFGTDPAKTVTSGPWKWTAWKQGESHTLDADPNYWGAVKPHISQVIYKIYADQNTEVQALLKGDTDHISAIPVTQVEAVKANKDIAIIQKPGAQYEYVNFNFDPKNFKDNYGLFAGQKTRQAIAYALNRQGMVDNVLKGVGALMNAPFLPDTWADPKDAAVNYPYDPEKAKQLLAEDGWVAGKDGILEKDGHRFSFELQYNAGNSRREQIAAIVQQNLKDVGIEVTPKAIDFAAWIDQNVTPGKYQAILLGWSLNTPDPDSENVFSSKYFPPAGQNSGWYKNEKLDQLWVDGYSTVDQAERQAIYKEVAKEISTDLPYVFLYQYGQAIGTGPRVHWAEEDRPEPSLGYGQYFHVIKWWVTD, via the coding sequence ATGGGCAGAAGGAGCAAATTGTGGTCGGTTTTACTTATTTTATCGCTGGTCGGAATCTTGTTTACGGGCTGCAGCACGGACAACACGGCTTCCAAAACACCTGCGCCAGAAAACAAGACGCCAACCGAAAATTCGTCCGAGCCGGGAACGGATAAGGCGGCCAATGAACCGGTGGACGGCGGAACGCTTACGCTCAGTTCGTTTTCCGATATCGTCAATGTAAATCCGATTTTAATAAATGACACGTCTTCGGGGGATGTGGAGCAGTTTATTTTTGCCAAGTTGTATGATTTGGACCGGGAAGGAAATGTCGCCGCCGAACCGTGGTCATTGGCCGCGGAACTTCCGCAAATTTCCGAGGACAGCAAAACGTACACCGTGAAGCTGAAGGATACGGCGAAGTGGAGCGACGGACAGCCGGTGACCGCAGACGATATCATTTATACGTTCGACACGATTCGCAACCCGGATACCGGGGCTCCCGGAATAGGTTTATATGACAAAATCGACAAAATGAAAAAGGTCGATGACCATACCGTTAATATTACGCTGAAGCAGGTTTATGCTCCGTTCCAGTATTCACTGGTCCAAGAATTGGCTCCGGCCCATATCTTGAAGGACGTTCCGGTGAAGGAACTGCAGAAGAACGCCTTCGGCACCGATCCGGCCAAGACGGTCACGAGCGGACCGTGGAAGTGGACGGCGTGGAAACAGGGCGAAAGCCATACGCTGGATGCGGACCCTAACTATTGGGGGGCGGTGAAACCGCATATCTCCCAAGTCATTTACAAAATTTACGCCGATCAAAACACCGAAGTACAGGCGCTTCTGAAAGGCGATACGGACCATATCAGCGCGATACCTGTGACTCAGGTGGAAGCTGTAAAAGCGAACAAGGATATCGCGATCATCCAAAAGCCGGGGGCTCAGTACGAATACGTCAACTTTAATTTTGACCCGAAAAACTTCAAGGACAATTACGGATTGTTTGCAGGGCAAAAGACGAGACAGGCGATCGCTTATGCCCTTAACCGTCAAGGCATGGTCGACAATGTGCTGAAAGGCGTCGGCGCGCTGATGAATGCGCCGTTCCTGCCGGATACGTGGGCGGACCCGAAAGACGCGGCCGTAAATTATCCCTATGATCCGGAAAAGGCGAAACAGCTGCTGGCCGAAGACGGCTGGGTGGCCGGCAAGGACGGCATTCTCGAGAAGGACGGACACCGCTTCTCCTTTGAACTGCAGTACAACGCCGGAAACAGCCGCCGCGAGCAGATCGCTGCGATCGTTCAGCAAAATCTGAAGGATGTCGGGATCGAGGTGACCCCGAAAGCGATCGATTTCGCGGCATGGATCGACCAGAACGTAACGCCGGGCAAATACCAAGCGATCCTGCTCGGCTGGTCGCTGAATACGCCGGATCCCGATTCGGAAAACGTATTCTCCTCTAAATATTTCCCGCCGGCGGGCCAAAACAGCGGCTGGTACAAAAACGAGAAGCTGGATCAGCTATGGGTGGACGGATACTCGACGGTCGATCAGGCGGAACGGCAGGCGATTTATAAAGAAGTGGCCAAGGAGATCTCCACCGATTTGCCTTACGTGTTCCTGTATCAATACGGGCAGGCGATCGGAACGGGACCTCGGGTGCATTGGGCGGAAGAAGACCGTCCGGAACCGTCGCTTGGATACGGTCAATACTTCCATGTCATCAAATGGTGGGTAACCGACTAG